From Salvelinus sp. IW2-2015 linkage group LG18, ASM291031v2, whole genome shotgun sequence, a single genomic window includes:
- the LOC111978707 gene encoding uncharacterized protein isoform X1, with the protein MELSFILPAILFTLFAIILVTTLFSTNDTSTVSSSGTAASKAYHSGEGSLAQSGREVVKTGLAKSGPSVNLTEKQXTAAGLTLTDKSEEDSECRSVGKIMDPVAADRRTVEEEGLPAAEVRTHAAHEKKVKSGIMSGQRYSTSNTASAPVDIPGRDFGHLQFPEGGSLLCPFSYRQTGGATEXPEYSNDMEEVEVPMKYVPGMLRTSQMEKMMTKEELEEEQRVQREQLAAIFQLLKENQETFGEVSEGDVEEQLRLYSI; encoded by the exons ATGGAATTAAGTTTTATATTGCCTGCTATTCTTTTCACGCTGTTCGCTATTATTCTGGTGACAACATTGTTCAGTACTAACGATACTTCGACTGTCTCGTCCTCTGGCACTGCTGCATCCAAAGCGTATCACTCAGGGGAGGGATCTTTGGCGCAGTCCGGGAGAGAGGTGGTGAAAACGGGATTAGCTAAATCAGGACCGTCGGTAAATCTTACGGAGAAACAGSGGACAGCAGCAGGGCTAACCTTAACGGACAAATCGGAGGAGGACAGTGAATGTCGATCTGTCGGAAAAATAATGGATCCGGTGGCAGCGGACAGAAGGACAGTTGAGGAGGAGGGGCTGCCCGCTGCAGAAGTTAGGACCCATGCTGCTCACGAGAAAAAGGTGAAATCTGGCATTATG tCTGGCCAACGGTACTCGACCTCAAACACTGCCTCAGCGCCAGTGGATATTCCAGGTAGAGACTTTGGTCACCTACAATTCCCTGAGGGGGGGTCGTTACTGTGCCCTTTCTCCTACCGACAGACAGGGGGTGCCACAGAGAMCCCAGAGTACAGCAACG ATATGGAGGAAGTGGAAGTGCCAATGAAATACGTCCCCGGCATGCTGCGGACCAGCCAGATGGAGAAGATGATGaccaaagaggagctggaggaggaacagag GGTGCAACGGGAGCAGCTGGCAGCCATCTTCCAGCTGCTGAAGGAGAACCAGGAGACGTTTGGGGAGGTGTCAgagggagacgtggaggagcagCTCAGACTCTACTCCATCTGA
- the LOC111978707 gene encoding uncharacterized protein isoform X2: MELSFILPAILFTLFAIILVTTLFSTNDTSTVSSSGTAASKAYHSGEGSLAQSGREVVKTGLAKSGPSVNLTEKQXTAAGLTLTDKSEEDSECRSVGKIMDPVAADRRTVEEEGLPAAEVRTHAAHEKKSGQRYSTSNTASAPVDIPGRDFGHLQFPEGGSLLCPFSYRQTGGATEXPEYSNDMEEVEVPMKYVPGMLRTSQMEKMMTKEELEEEQRVQREQLAAIFQLLKENQETFGEVSEGDVEEQLRLYSI; this comes from the exons ATGGAATTAAGTTTTATATTGCCTGCTATTCTTTTCACGCTGTTCGCTATTATTCTGGTGACAACATTGTTCAGTACTAACGATACTTCGACTGTCTCGTCCTCTGGCACTGCTGCATCCAAAGCGTATCACTCAGGGGAGGGATCTTTGGCGCAGTCCGGGAGAGAGGTGGTGAAAACGGGATTAGCTAAATCAGGACCGTCGGTAAATCTTACGGAGAAACAGSGGACAGCAGCAGGGCTAACCTTAACGGACAAATCGGAGGAGGACAGTGAATGTCGATCTGTCGGAAAAATAATGGATCCGGTGGCAGCGGACAGAAGGACAGTTGAGGAGGAGGGGCTGCCCGCTGCAGAAGTTAGGACCCATGCTGCTCACGAGAAAAAG tCTGGCCAACGGTACTCGACCTCAAACACTGCCTCAGCGCCAGTGGATATTCCAGGTAGAGACTTTGGTCACCTACAATTCCCTGAGGGGGGGTCGTTACTGTGCCCTTTCTCCTACCGACAGACAGGGGGTGCCACAGAGAMCCCAGAGTACAGCAACG ATATGGAGGAAGTGGAAGTGCCAATGAAATACGTCCCCGGCATGCTGCGGACCAGCCAGATGGAGAAGATGATGaccaaagaggagctggaggaggaacagag GGTGCAACGGGAGCAGCTGGCAGCCATCTTCCAGCTGCTGAAGGAGAACCAGGAGACGTTTGGGGAGGTGTCAgagggagacgtggaggagcagCTCAGACTCTACTCCATCTGA
- the srsf2a gene encoding serine and arginine rich splicing factor 2a isoform X2 → MSYGRPPPDVEGMSSLKVDNLTYRTSPETLRRVFEKYGRVGDVYIPRDRYTKESRGFAFVRFQDKRDAEDAMDAMDGALLDGRELRVQMARYGRPPDSHFGRRGGSGPPRRHGGYGRRSRSASPRRRRHSRSRSRNRSRGRDYSRSRSRSYSRSRSKSRTPRKSVRRLRLLLCGR, encoded by the exons ATGAGCTACGGAAGGCCTCCGCCCGATGTCGAGGGTATGTCCTCGCTCAAAGTGGACAATCTCACGTACCGGACTTCGCCTGAGACCCTACGCCGAGTTTTCGAGAAGTATGGCCGGGTGGGAGACGTGTACATCCCCCGCGATCGGTACACCAAGGAGAGCCGCGGTTTCGCCTTTGTGCGGTTCCARGATAAGCGCGACGCTGAAGACGCGATGGACGCCATGGACGGGGCCTTGCTCGATGGGCGGGAACTGCGAGTGCAGATGGCGCGATATGGCCGTCCACCAGACTCCCACTTCGGGCGCCGAGGCGGCAGTGGACCCCCAAGGAGGCATGGAGGCTACGGGCGCAGGAG TCGTTCGGCCAGCCCCCGCCGGCGAAGACACAGTCGWTCCCGAAGCAGGAACCGCAGTCGTGGCCGTGACTACAGCCGCTCACGGTCTCGTTCCTACTCTAGGTCCCGTTCCAAGTCCCGCACACCCCGCAAGA GTGTCAGACGATTGAGACTTCTTCTCTGTGGACGTTGA
- the srsf2a gene encoding serine and arginine rich splicing factor 2a isoform X1 has translation MSYGRPPPDVEGMSSLKVDNLTYRTSPETLRRVFEKYGRVGDVYIPRDRYTKESRGFAFVRFQDKRDAEDAMDAMDGALLDGRELRVQMARYGRPPDSHFGRRGGSGPPRRHGGYGRRSRSASPRRRRHSRSRSRNRSRGRDYSRSRSRSYSRSRSKSRTPRKSKSPSRSRSRTPPSNRGSRSRSKSMPKSPDDNGTES, from the exons ATGAGCTACGGAAGGCCTCCGCCCGATGTCGAGGGTATGTCCTCGCTCAAAGTGGACAATCTCACGTACCGGACTTCGCCTGAGACCCTACGCCGAGTTTTCGAGAAGTATGGCCGGGTGGGAGACGTGTACATCCCCCGCGATCGGTACACCAAGGAGAGCCGCGGTTTCGCCTTTGTGCGGTTCCARGATAAGCGCGACGCTGAAGACGCGATGGACGCCATGGACGGGGCCTTGCTCGATGGGCGGGAACTGCGAGTGCAGATGGCGCGATATGGCCGTCCACCAGACTCCCACTTCGGGCGCCGAGGCGGCAGTGGACCCCCAAGGAGGCATGGAGGCTACGGGCGCAGGAG TCGTTCGGCCAGCCCCCGCCGGCGAAGACACAGTCGWTCCCGAAGCAGGAACCGCAGTCGTGGCCGTGACTACAGCCGCTCACGGTCTCGTTCCTACTCTAGGTCCCGTTCCAAGTCCCGCACACCCCGCAAGAGCAAGTCCCCATCAAGGTCCCGCAGCCGCACCCCGCCTTCTAACAGAGGCTCACGGTCGAGGTCCAAGAGCATGCCCAAATCCCCCGATGACAACGGAACCGAGTCTTAG